The stretch of DNA TCTGGTGATAGCGGTCTCATATTATAAGTGGAACCCATGGAACTGGCATAGGCACCAGCTGATCCAATGACCATGAGATCATTTTTTTCAAATTTGGGTATATTTCTTTGTCTTGCCAGCGCATCAGAACTTTCACAGACTGGTCCCACCACATCCACCATGGTCAGCGGTCGATCCTCAATATGGGAATAAATAGCGTGGTAAGCATCATACAGGGCGGGACGGATCAGCTCTGTGGTAGCACCATCGATGATGACAAATTGATGGCCTCCGTTCTCTTTATTGCCCAGAACCCTTGCCAATAAGACACCAGCATTGGCAACCAGGACTCTACCTGGTTGGATATGAAGCTGGTATTCACCTAATTTTTCCATAGCACGTTGGGCAATTGATTCGAGGAAAGGTGTTGTCTCAAGAATATCTTCGAATGGATCCTCATAATTCACCCCAAAACCACCCCCAAGATCAAGATGGGTAATTTCAATACCTTCATCCTGTAATGAAGCAGTGAATTGTTGCAGATAATCAATAAGATCGTAGAAAGGTTGAGGTTGTATAATTTGTGAACCAATATGACAATGAATCCCATCAAACTGAATATGGGGATAGGATTTGGCCTGAGTGAGAAAATGTCTCACTTTTTCAGGACTCATCCCAAATTTGTTCTGTTTTAAACCAGTTGAGATGTGGGGATGTGTCTGAGGATCAATATCAGGATTCAAGCGCAGCAGGACAGCAGCTTTTTTACCTGCGATTCTGGCCCGTTCTTCCAGGAGTTCCAACTCAAAACGGCTTTCCACATTAAAATGGCCGATATCGAAATTAAGCGCAATATCCAATTCTGGGAGGGTCTTGCCGACCCCTGCGAAATTGATCTCAGTCCCCTCAAATCCGCAGTATTTAGCCATTTGAAATTCACCTGATGATACGATATCAACGCCAAAACCAAATGTTTTAAAAAGTTTCAGAATAGTTGGGTTTGAGTTGGCCTTCATGGCGTAGGAGACCTGAAATCCACGAGCGATGAAAATCTGTTTCAATACTTCAG from Candidatus Neomarinimicrobiota bacterium encodes:
- the lysA gene encoding diaminopimelate decarboxylase, which encodes MAFTYINKSLHCDGVDLSAIADQYGTPAYIYSEQILRRNAEVLKQIFIARGFQVSYAMKANSNPTILKLFKTFGFGVDIVSSGEFQMAKYCGFEGTEINFAGVGKTLPELDIALNFDIGHFNVESRFELELLEERARIAGKKAAVLLRLNPDIDPQTHPHISTGLKQNKFGMSPEKVRHFLTQAKSYPHIQFDGIHCHIGSQIIQPQPFYDLIDYLQQFTASLQDEGIEITHLDLGGGFGVNYEDPFEDILETTPFLESIAQRAMEKLGEYQLHIQPGRVLVANAGVLLARVLGNKENGGHQFVIIDGATTELIRPALYDAYHAIYSHIEDRPLTMVDVVGPVCESSDALARQRNIPKFEKNDLMVIGSAGAYASSMGSTYNMRPLSPEIMVTSTGDTQLIRKRQSFDEMILLYS